A stretch of the Medicago truncatula cultivar Jemalong A17 chromosome 5, MtrunA17r5.0-ANR, whole genome shotgun sequence genome encodes the following:
- the LOC11431512 gene encoding ABSCISIC ACID-INSENSITIVE 5-like protein 4, producing the protein MCNKTINEVWSEINQQKNVIGSVDHNNLQQSILGETTLDNFLAHAKAINVGNQENGHVIGDETQVPFIGVEPNLVMASQPEDWLPLQMQMPIPLQMQMPSIHIHQQHQDHHHRLHQNRLHQNQPIIGMCPDFGVANSVYENKLMEIGYSEIPIGATTTHLSSTCADSKGGAGGSGVGRKHKYSDEMMEKTIERRQKRMAKNRESAAKSRAKKQVIKICHFGQA; encoded by the coding sequence ATGTGTAACAAAACCATCAATGAGGTATGGAGTGAGattaaccaacaaaaaaatgtaattgGGTCAGTGGATCATAACAATTTGCAACAATCAATTTTGGGAGAAACAACTTTGGATAATTTTCTTGCACATGCTAAGGCTATTAATGTTGGAAATCAAGAAAATGGTCATGTTATTGGTGATGAAACTCAAGTGCCATTTATTGGAGTTGAACCAAATTTGGTCATGGCTTCACAGCCAGAAGATTGGTTACCATTACAAATGCAAATGCCAATTCCATTGCAAATGCAAATGCCTTCTATCCATatccatcaacaacatcaagatCATCATCATCGTCTTCATCAAAATCGTCTTCATCAAAATCAACCGATAATAGGAATGTGTCCGGATTTCGGTGTTGCTAATTCGGTTTATGAGAACAAACTTATGGAAATTGGTTATTCAGAAATACCAATCGGGGCAACGACAACGCATTTATCATCTACATGTGCAGATTCAAAGGGAGGTGCTGGTGGCAGTGGCGTTGGAAGGAAGCACAAGTATTCAGATGAGATGATGGAAAAGACTATTGAGAGGAGGCAGAAGAGAATGGCGAAGAACCGCGAATCTGCTGCGAAATCAAGGGCAAAGAAACAGGTAATTAAGATTTGTCATTTTGGTCAGGCATAA